In Phyllopteryx taeniolatus isolate TA_2022b chromosome 8, UOR_Ptae_1.2, whole genome shotgun sequence, one genomic interval encodes:
- the her8.2 gene encoding hairy-related 8.2 — MTASSMAHTIGKHSSAKEERKMRKPLIERKRRERINNCLDQLKETVTSAFRLDQSKLEKADILEMTVKHLQNIRTNILHDPLESQQKYSKGYIQCMHEVHNMLLTCDWMDKTLGSRLLNHLLRSLPSSTQDHTLEPTARSDVPTPASPGTRPRNTSIRGDQSEQPTCHVYAVSGHQERAVPHSPHFGMLKMWRPW; from the exons ATGACTGCTTCATCTATGGCTCACACTATAGGAAAACACTCCAGCGCAAAAGAGGAGAGGAAG ATGCGGAAGCCTCTGATCGAGAGGAAACGACGTGAGAGGATAAACAATTGTTTGGATCAGTTGAAAGAGACTGTGACCAGCGCCTTCAGACTTGAT CAATCCAAACTCGAAAAAGCCGACATACTCGAGATGACAGTGAAACATCTGCAAAATATCCGGACTAATATACTTCATG ACCCTCTGGAGTCCCAGCAGAAATACAGCAAAGGATACATCCAGTGCATGCATGAAGTACACAACATGCTCCTCACCTGTGACTGGATGGATAAAACTCTTGGCTCTCGCCTGCTCAACCACCTCCTCAGGTCTCTACCTAGTTCCACTCAAGATCACACCCTAGAGCCCACAGCTAGAAGTGATGTCCCAACTCCGGCCAGTCCAGGCACCCGACCCCGAAACACATCCATCAGGGGAGACCAGAGCGAGCAACCCACCTGCCATGTGTACGCAGTCTCTGGACACCAGGAAAGAGCTGTGCCCCACAGCCCCCACTTCGGGATGCTGAAGATGTGGCGGCCCTGGTGA
- the her13 gene encoding hairy-related 13 isoform X1, producing MAPSARHSKTELGVQEEEEGYYGVQKADRKIRKPLVEKQRRARINESLQELRSLLTDSDLHSKMENAEVLEMTVKKVEDVLKTRAQEADTMSHEASERFAAGYIQCMHEVHMFVSTCPGIDATVAAELLNHLLECMPMNQDHIQDVLMDLITDTSGNAGSTWHGGGDLLCPTLASPGGRSESNGSSSALSPPPSVTSSEDSCSDLDDIDSEHNQSTAEALSTPTVTYSRSMWRPW from the exons ATGGCTCCTTCTGCTCGGCACAGTAAGACCGAACTTGGCGtgcaagaagaggaggagggctaCTATGGGGTCCAGAAGGCGGACAGAAAG ATTAGGAAGCCTCTGGTGGAGAAGCAGAGGCGAGCTCGCATCAATGAGAGTCTGCAGGAACTGAGGAGCCTGCTGACTGATTCGGAC TTGCACTCCAAGATGGAGAATGCGGAGGTGCTCGAGATGACGGTCAAAAAGGTGGAGGACGTCCTGAAGACCAGAGCACAAG AAGCAGACACGATGAGCCATGAAGCAAGTGAGAGGTTTGCAGCCGGCTACATCCAGTGCATGCACGAGGTCCACATGTTTGTGTCCACCTGTCCCGGCATCGATGCAACTGTGGCCGCCGAGCTGCTCAACCATCTACTGGAGTGCATGCCCATGAACCAAGACCACATCCAGGACGTGCTGATGGATCTAATCACGGACACGTCTGGGAACGCGGGCAGCACATGGCACGGAGGCGGAGACCTTCTCTGTCCGACGCTGGCCTCCCCCGGGGGAAGGAGCGAGTCCAATGGGTCGTCCTCCGCCCTCTCGCCGCCCCCTTCCGTCACATCCAGTGAGGACTCGTGCTCCGATCTGGACGACATCGACAGCGAGCACAACCAGAGCACTGCGGAAGCTCTGAGCACGCCCACGGTGACCTACTCCAGGTCCATGTGGAGACCCTGGTAG
- the her13 gene encoding hairy-related 13 isoform X2: protein MAPSARHSKTELGVQEEEEGYYGVQKADRKIRKPLVEKQRRARINESLQELRSLLTDSDLHSKMENAEVLEMTVKKVEDVLKTRAQADTMSHEASERFAAGYIQCMHEVHMFVSTCPGIDATVAAELLNHLLECMPMNQDHIQDVLMDLITDTSGNAGSTWHGGGDLLCPTLASPGGRSESNGSSSALSPPPSVTSSEDSCSDLDDIDSEHNQSTAEALSTPTVTYSRSMWRPW from the exons ATGGCTCCTTCTGCTCGGCACAGTAAGACCGAACTTGGCGtgcaagaagaggaggagggctaCTATGGGGTCCAGAAGGCGGACAGAAAG ATTAGGAAGCCTCTGGTGGAGAAGCAGAGGCGAGCTCGCATCAATGAGAGTCTGCAGGAACTGAGGAGCCTGCTGACTGATTCGGAC TTGCACTCCAAGATGGAGAATGCGGAGGTGCTCGAGATGACGGTCAAAAAGGTGGAGGACGTCCTGAAGACCAGAGCACAAG CAGACACGATGAGCCATGAAGCAAGTGAGAGGTTTGCAGCCGGCTACATCCAGTGCATGCACGAGGTCCACATGTTTGTGTCCACCTGTCCCGGCATCGATGCAACTGTGGCCGCCGAGCTGCTCAACCATCTACTGGAGTGCATGCCCATGAACCAAGACCACATCCAGGACGTGCTGATGGATCTAATCACGGACACGTCTGGGAACGCGGGCAGCACATGGCACGGAGGCGGAGACCTTCTCTGTCCGACGCTGGCCTCCCCCGGGGGAAGGAGCGAGTCCAATGGGTCGTCCTCCGCCCTCTCGCCGCCCCCTTCCGTCACATCCAGTGAGGACTCGTGCTCCGATCTGGACGACATCGACAGCGAGCACAACCAGAGCACTGCGGAAGCTCTGAGCACGCCCACGGTGACCTACTCCAGGTCCATGTGGAGACCCTGGTAG